TGCTAAGGCCATTCTTAGCCGCCTAGGTATTGATGACTTTGACACCAAGGTGGGCGATCTGTCAGGGGGATATCGGAAGCGAGTGGCGATCGCCGCTGCCCTGCTCGCCGACCCCGACGCCCTGCTGATGGACGAGCCTACCAACCACCTCGATGCCGAATCGGTGGAGTGGCTGCAAAGCTACCTCAGCGGCTTTCGTGGCGCGCTGCTGCTGATCACCCACGATCGCTACTTTCTCGATCAGGTCACCAACCGCATTCTCGAAATCGATCGCGGCGACCTCTATGGCTACGCGGGTAATTACGCCTATTACCTAGAGAAAAAGGCGTTAGCTGAAGCTGCTGACCAAAGCACCCAAAAGAAACACGCCGGGGTGCTGCGCCGCGAGCTGGAATGGCTTAAGCGCGGCCCCAAGGCCCGCAGCACCAAACAAAAAGCCCGCATCGATCGCATCGGCGACATGCAAAACCGCGAGTTTAAAGAATCCCTCGGCAAGGTGGATATTTCCACTGTTGGTCGCCGCATCGGCAAAAAGGTGATCGAGCTGGAGAATGTCTCCAAAAGCTACGAAGATCGCCTCTTATTCAAGGACTTCACCTACGCTTTTGCCCCCGACGATCGCATTGGTATCATCGGTCCCAACGGTGTCGGTAAATCGACTCTAATGAACGTGATCACCGGGCGGCTAGAGCCCGACACTGGCACCGTCGATATTGGCACCACCATTCACGTCGGCTACTTCGACCAGCATTCTGAAGACCTGTTTGCCAACCCCAGCCAGCGGGTGATCGAATACCTCAAAGAAACCGCCGAACTGGTCACCACCAACGACGGCAGCGTAATCACCGCCTCTCAAATGCTGGAGCGGTTTTTGTTCACCTCAAACCAGCAATACTCCCCTCTAGAGAAGCTTTCTGGTGGCGAGCGGCGGCGGCTGTTTTTGCTGCGAGTGCTGCTCTCGGCCCCCAACCTGCTGATTCTTGACGAGCCCACCAACGACCTCGACGTGCAGACCCTCGGCGTGCTGGAGGAATACCTGGAGGAGTTCAACGGCTGCGTGATTGTAGTTTCCCACGATCGCTACTTTCTCGATCGCACCGTCAACACCATCTTTGCTTTTGAAGGCAACGGCGTACTGCGAAATTATCCCGGCAACTACTCGGTCTATTTAGACCATAAGAAAGCGGCCTCAGACACTCAGAAGGAAAGCGGAAAACAGGCCGCTGCGAGCAAGGCCCAGGCCGCTGCGTCTGCGACGATAACTAAGGTAGAACCAACCCCCGATGCCAAAGCCAAAAAGCTTTCCTACAAAGAAAAGCGAGAATATGAGCAGCTAGAAACCCAAATTCCCGCTATGGAAGCCGAGAAAGAAGCGCTAGAAAAACAGCTTTACGGCAACCCACCCAGCGACTATAGCGAGGTGACCAAGTTATCTGAGCGATTGGGCGAACTCACCGCTACCATTGATTCCTCCACAGAACGCTGGATGGAGTTAGCAGAACGGATGGAGTAGGTATTCGTAGCCAGTAAGGCCATCAATTGCAACTGGTAGGGGTGCAAAATTTTGCGCCGACGCAACATCTGTGGCTTGGCCATAGACAGGGGGAATTAAGAGCATCCACAGTCTGTAGAACTATTTCACAGATTTGGTATTGATCCTTTGAGGGCGATCGCCGTCCCCCCCTACTGATCGGGGGGCAGATAGGGATTAGCGTCCATCTCTCGCTGTACAGCGAGACCAATGTTTAGCGCCTCCTGCAAGAACTGTCGGTACTCGCTGGCCTGGTGATTGACCTGTAGAGTTTGCAGCGTCACCAGGTTGGCCTCAATAGTAGTAAATAAGTCCTGGCGTCGATCCAGCAGGGCTCGGTGGTGCCGCAAAATTTTTTCGGTCATCAGAGCTGAAGTCAGGCTGTCTCGGGTGGACTGGAGGGCAGTTAGAATCTCACTGTTCTGCAACCCTTGACCTGACCCCTGAGCCACATCCAATGCCTCCATCACTTGCAGCGCCTGAATGATGTCATTGTGGCGATCACACTCATCCAGCAGTCGCGCCAGGGTGATGAAGCTTTTAGAGCGCTGCCACTGGTAGAAGTGCCAGGCGACAGCTCCGATCGCGATCGCCCCAGCAATCCCCAGCAGCAGCGCCCCAAACTGGTCAAAGCCCTCCTGCTGACTCACCAGCACCAGCCCGAGTCCCAGACAAACCACAAACATCGTCCCCAGCACCAGGCATTCTGTAATGAAAAGGGAGAGCAGTTGCCGCCGCGATCGCCACACAGAAGGGCGAATCATTCTGCCCATAAAAACCGAGTCGATGTCTAGACCCGTGAGCTGATCGAGTTCAGATCGGGTAATGCGTAGCGCCTGCAAATCAGAGGTCATCGTCTCTGCAAAATTAGAGATTATCAGTCAAAAATATGAATTAGAAATATAGTCTTTGGTGGGGAAGCAACTATTTCCTCAGCTTGTCCAATAGCGGTCAATCAATTGCCAAACAGCAGTGCGGCAATGCTGCGAATCACCTGGGAGTAAAAGTTGCCTTCTACCTCACGAAACAGCTGAAAGGGTTGGTCGGGGGAGCCAAAAAAGGGTCTTAGGGTCCACCCCAACTGGCTGCCCACTAAGCCATAGAGCGTCAGCCAAAACAGCAGCAGCCGGTTGCGAATCTGCGGCGTATCTTCAGTAAAATCCATCACAGAGCGAATGCCCGCATAAAACAGCCTCACCCCAATGAAGCCGGTAAGACCAAAAATGGCGACATTGAGCAGCAAAAAGAAGTGATAGCTGCGAATAGAGACCAAAAAGAATAGCGTCACTGGCGCAAAGCTGAACAGCAGCACGCTAATCACCGAAACGGTGGTGAGACTGAGCACTGCATACTGTTTAAAGTCAGCCTTGGAACCAAATAAGATGTCGAAAAAATATAGCGTTGGCAGGCAAATAAGCAGCGTTAGCAGATAGAGGGCCGGCAGTTTGACCATCGACACTAGCAGTTGTTGCCAACCGCTCGACGAGCCAATAATGGCCCCATAGATAGCAAAAAACAGCGAGCTGACCACCAGCAGCGACAAAATTTTGGACTCAATCTTTTTGCCCTCGCGGACTTCTTCTAGAAAGGTGGTGCGATCGCGTAGCAGCAATATCAGGGTTGAAAAGTGATCCATAATCTTACCCAAAGCGACAGCGGTAAAGGCCTATCTGGAGCGTAACCGTCTCTTGTGGTGGAATAAGTCGGAAAAAGGCGGCACTCGTTTTTTCCGTCGCAAGCGACTGAGAGATCTAAGGGAGTATGGGCTCAGTGATGCGGCAAAGCACACCTGCTACTAATTGTTGTACCCATGGGTTGAATCAGCTCAATCAGCAGCAGGTGGCCAAGATCAATATACTCCTGAGACCCTTTTTAGCAGTCAGCGTTAATTTGGGCAATTAGGTCTGTCAATACCTGCTCGGCTCGCTCGTTGTCAACCTGACACGTGCCGGCAGCATCGTGCCCTCCTCCCCCATATTTCAGCATGAGTTCGCCAATATTAGTTTTGGAGGTGCGGTTAAAAATAGATTTGCCCGTTGCCAGCACAGTGTTTTGCTGCTTTAATCCCCACATCATATGAATCGAGATGTTGCACTGGGGAAACAGAGCATAGACCATAAAGCGATTGCCCGCATGGATCACGGTTTCTTGCCGTAGATCAAGCACGACCAAGTTATTGTGAACCGTGGCGCAGCGCAAAATTTGGGCTTTGAACTCAGGCTCTTGGGCAAAGTAGAGCTCTACCCGCTCTTTTACATCTGGCAGAGCTAAGATCTCGGCAATTGTGTGATTTTTGCAGTAGTCAATCAACTGCATCATCAGGTTGTAATTCGAAATTCGAAAATCTTTAAACCGCCCTAATCTTGTCCTCGCATCCATCAAAAAATTCAGAAGAGTCCAATCATTAGGATGCAGCACCTCTTCTTTGACATACTGTGCTGAATCAGCCTGGTCTACTGCCACCATCATTTCGTTCGAAATAGCAGGAAAACGGGTGGCCCCGCCATAGTAGTTGTAAACGACTCGCGCCGCCGAAGAAGCCTGCGGGTCGATGATATGATTGTCCCGCTGTCCCTGATTACGGAGCATTTCGCTAGAGTGGTGATCAAACGCTAAATGCACCCCTTCAACGTAGGGCAGGTTAGTAGTGATATCGTTGGAATTGACGTCAACTTTGCCATCCTGCATGTCTTTGGGATGCACAAACATGATGTCATCAATTAGATCCATATCCTTCATTAGGACGGCGCATACGAGACCATCAAAATCGCTGCGAGTGACCAACCGATGCCGAGTTTTGGTAGCTATCATAGGGGCTCCTTGCAATCCAAAATGCTGAAAAAAGGGGTTGTTCCAGCCCAGTTTTCCCAAACTCAGCTAATCGCTACCAAGTCTTGATAGTTGGTTAAATTTGACTCTGCTAGTGCAAACCATCAAATCCTCTATTGAGCCAAAGACGTTTCTGGGAAACGCAAAAACACCGCAGGCTGGGCTTAACCTACGGTGTTTTGAGAGGATGCTTTGCTCTAAAGGGTAGCGATCGCGCCTACGGTCCGCGCTACAGCATCAGCCCAGAACATCACCCAAAAAAGTCATTAGGGTTTGCCATGAGCGGCGATCGGCGATGCCATCGTAGCGATCGGCGTCGCTCCAAATCGTAAAGGCGTGGTCAACCCCGCCGTAGATTTCCATATCAAAGTCCACCTCAGCTGCGTCGAGTTCGGTGGCCAGCTGGGCCACATCGGCCATGGGAGCAGCGCTATCGTCAGAGCCGTGCAGAATCAGAATGCGGCCTTGGGTTTGGCTATAGTCTTGCCCTTCAGGGGTATCAAAGCTGCCGTGGAACGACACAAAGCCATCTACATCCATGCCAGCACGGGCCATTTCGAGCACGGCGGCCCCACCAAAGCAGTAGCCAATCGCCACGACTTGGCTGCTGTCTACTCCGGCCTGGGCCTGGGCTTGGGCAAGACCAGCCATCAGACGAGCACGCAGGGTAGCGCGATCGCCGTAAAGCGTACTGGTTTGAGCCCGCGCTTCGTCGGGGTTGGCAGGCCGCACACCCTGACCAAAGAGGTCGACCGCAAAGGCCGCATAGCCCTGCTCAGCCAGCATTTGGGTGCGGCGCTTCTCGTATTCGCCTAGGCCATCGCGATCGTGAATGAGCAGCACCAGGGGCTGGGTTTCACCAAAGTTTTGGTTGAAGGCAAAATAGCCCTCAAAGGGTTTCCCGTCCAGGTTGTAGACTACCGGCTCGGCCACAATATTAGCCTTGGCCTCGGAGGATAGGCCCACTGCCACCAGCGTGGTCATTACGGCAGCTAGCATGACGAGTAAGAGTTTCCTGATCACTGCGATCTCCTTGTTTAAAGAACACGATTGGAGTCATAGGGCCAAAACTCTCTGACGAGAGGATTTTAAGGTCTAGCCTTCCTTGTATCCAGGGAAAATTTGTGCAGTGTAAGCAGGGCTCACAGCCCTACCGTCGCGAAATTAACCCCTGGGGCAAAGAATGTCTCTAACCCCTGATATCGTAAAGAAGTTTGAAGCTCTATGCAAAATTGCGCCTCTACCTATGGAATGGACTGCCGACGCTGAAGCCCGCCTCAAAGAGATTCCCTTCTTTGTGCGCCCTGCCGCCCGCAAAAAAATCGAGAAGTTTGCCCAAGAGCAGGGCATGAGTCAGATTACCGTTGAGGTCTACGAAGCGGCCAAGAAGCAGTTTGGCTAGGGGCGATCGCACAGCGACAGCCGCTGCGGTACCAAATTCCTATTTGTGCTGCTCAAAACTATCCGGTTTTAATCCACTTGTCGGCCCATTTGTGTCGGTGAATGGAAAAAATTTTCTTACCTAAAAATTAGTAATTTTCGCAGCCGCAACATACATAGAACCCTGTCAGCTTTTAACTGGGCAGGAGCCCTGCCATATTGGGCCAAAGGATTAGGCTGAAAGCTGATGTAGGGTTAAACTTCCGTACCAAACCCTTTCTTTCCTCCTAATATGGAAAGCCACATTGACGATTGCAAAAAGTAGGTTTCCTGTTGCCGCGAGAAGATTAAATAGGTCGGCAATCCGAACCGTTTTGAATTAATAAAAGCCCTATTCTCAATAGGCACTTTGGTTAAACTGTAAGAGTAGATAAGAAAGATACCGTTCATCCTGTCCACTGTCTGATGTCGCTAGCTTGACAGGACGGAAGTAGAGAAATCTTCTCGAAGGAACGTGCCAACCATTCTCTGCCTTGGGAGGCGAACCTAGTTATGAGCACTGCTCTTGTTGCCGGACTCGAAATTATTGCCGCTGTCACCTTGATGACCGTGGTGGTCTGCCCTGTACTGGTGTGGATACTGCCCGATCGCAGCCAACCCGTGGGCTAAAAACTAAGGGGTCAGGTGCCCAAGGTCGCTAGCAAAACTTGCTGGCATAACCCAATAGGCATCTGACCCCTTGACGCTCAATTCTGCAAAAAAAAGGGGTGAATCGTATGATCCACCCCACTTTTTTTCGCACTAGTCTCTAGGTACCGGCTTTTGCAGATATACCGCTAGGGCATCGGCCATTACCTGTGCCATAGGTCGCCCCTCTTTGTCGGCGGTGGATTGCAGGGTCATGAACAAATCGTGGGAAATGCTCAGCCGGTGCCGCCCCTCTTTGGTGTGCCGCGGAGTATATTGGTCGGCGTTATAGGTGGCAGAAAACTGCCGCAGGGCCTGAAAGCCGACGCGATCGCAGAAATCTCCAAAGCTTTCGCCCTTTTTGCGCCCGTCGCGGAAGAACACAAACAGCGGCTCTAGGGTGGTGTCGACATCGTTGTCGTGGAGGCGCTCCAGGTAGGGGCGAGCCAGTCGCGTCTGGTTAGGAGAACCTCCCAGCCACACCTGGTACGACTCGGGAGCGCTGCCCACCAAGCCTAGCTCGGCCATGTACGGGCGGGCGCAGCCGTTGGGGCAGCCGGTCATGCGCACGACAAAGTGTTCGTCTTCCAGGCCCAGTTTGGTGAGCAGGGCACGCAGACGACCCAGCACCGTGGGCATAATGCGCTCTGACTCAGTTACCGCTAGGCCGCACAGGGGCAGGGCAGGGCAGGCCATGGCGTAGCGCACCAGAGGGTCGATCTCGGTTTCTTTCGCTATCCCATGGCGGGTGAGAATGGCCTGAATTTCGGCTTTGTCTTCAGGCTTGACCTCGTAGAACAGTACGCTCTGGTTGGGGGTGATCAGCATCGGCAGGTGGAATCGCTGCACGATCTCCCTCAGCGCTGATTTGAGCTGAATGCCCTCGCGGCGGTCAATAATGCGGCCGTTTTCGACAGAAATGCCGACAAACCAATTGCCGTCGCCCTGCTCATGCCAGCCTAGGTAGTCATAGAAGGTCCACTTAGGCAGCTTTTTAAAGGGCTTCAGGGGCTTGCCCAGGTAGGTTTCAACCTGCTGGCGGAAGCGATCGACGCCCCAGTCGTGGATTAGGTATTTCATACGGGCGTGGCGGCGATCGTGGCGATCGCCATAGTCGCGCTGGGTGGCGACGATCGCCTTCATCAGGTCGTAGACATCGGCTTTGTCAACGTAGCCAATTTCGTCGGCCGTGCGGGCGAAGGTTTCTTCTTTGTTGTGGGTGCGGCCTAAACCGCCGCCAGCCAGCACGTTGAAGCCTTTGAGCTGCCCAGAGCGATCAGTGATCACCACCAGGGTGACGTCGTGGGTGTAGGCATCAACGGAATTGTCGCCAGGCACTGTGACCGCGCATTTGAATTTGCGGGGCATGTAGTAGGTGCCGTAGATCGGCTCTTCGCTGTTGTGCACGACGGTACCGTTGCCGTTGCGCTGGCGGGCCGCCACTACGTCGGGGTGCTCTTCGACGGAAACCGCCTTCTCACCGTCCAGCCAAATTTCGTAGTAGGCTCCGGTTTGGGGCCGCAGCAGGTCGGCGATGTTGTTGGCATATTCCTGGGCCAGCCGGTACTCGGGCCGGTTTTTGTAGGGGGCTGGGGGAGCCATGATATTGCGGTTGAGGTCGCCGCAGGCCCCTAGGGTAGAGCCCATATTGCGCACGATCGCGCCAATGGTGGCCTTGAGGTTTTGCTTCAGCACGCCGTGGAGCTGTATGCCCTGGCGGGTGGTAGCCCGCAGGGTGCCGTTGCCGTACTCATCGGACAGGCGATCGAGGGTCAGATATAGCTCCGGAGAAAGGTACCCGCCGGGGTTGCGGGTGCGCAGCATCATCTGGTAGTCCTTCTCTTGGCCCTTGGCGCGGTTGTCGCGGTTGTCTTGCTGATACGAGCCGTGGAACTTGAGAATTTGAGTGGCTTGTTCGGAGAAGTGCGTGGTGTCTTGCAGCAGCTCGCTGGCTACGGGCTCGCGCAAAAAGCGGCTGTTCTCTTTAATGCCCTCCATTTTGGAGGGGGTAGGCCCAGGGGCGGCGGAGTTGGGTTTGATAGGAGTCTGAACCATAGCGGCAGGCAATAACCGTTAAAACAGAAAAATCCAGGCAATGGCACCGCAGAGCGGCCTATTCCCGGAAAGCTCGGACAGTGACAAAAGCGAAAATTCACCGGTAATCCGGTCGGGATTTCGGTGAATGCTTCATTATCCTACCATCGGATCCAAAGATTCGGGCGATTTACCCACGGAAGTTCACAGTTTCCTTTAGAACTCCTGTCCGCTTTTGAAGCGTTTGAGCTGAAAGGTTTAGGGAGGGGTGGACAAACGCGATCGCCACCGCCGTCCAAGGGAGCCAATCCGTTTAGGATCAAACTAAATCCCCCAGGAGCAACACCATGCCCGATGTCATTATGTACCAGGAAGAGATGTTCGTCGTGCTCATGCCCGGCGCCGCCGAAGAATTTCTTTCCCCAGAGGAACTGCTAGAGCGGTTGACGGAGTTGCTGAGCGATCGCCAGCACGATTTACCCCGCGACCTTCAGCGCTTCACTACCGTTGCCGAGCAGGCTCTACACCTGCGTGATACAGCCTGTGAGCTAGAGCTCAGCCCCGGTGAAGCCATGCAGTGGTATGTCGTGCGTCTAGAGAAATAGAGTTTGTCAACCAGAAAACTCAGCTCAACGGTGGCAGGTATAGGGGCAAACGGCATTTGCCCAGATGGATTTAAGCGCAAGCAAACAGGATTTGGCAAGACAATCTGCTGCGGAACAAAGGGGAACGTGGTGTTAGCCAAGCTCCCCTCTGCGCCACTACTGGCCTGATACTGCCCTAACAGACAGCATCAGGAATCGGCTATCACTAGCTAAACAGCGATTTTGCCACCGTCGTTGCGGGTAATCACCACCGTCGCTGAGCGAGGGCGAGCGGTGCCGCCATCGGGCCAGTGGCTCGTAAACTGCGCCGGGTCAGTGACCGACTCGCTGCTCTCACCCGGATGCTGGATGTTGACGAAGATCACCTTGCCATCGGGTGACTCGGTAATGCCGGTGACTTCACAGTCGCGCGGCCCTACCAAAAATCGACTCAGCACCGTGGGGCTAGCCGCTTGACCCACGTAGGTCTTGACCTGCTGGTCGGCATTGGCGTTGCTAGGCACCGCTTTGTTGGTCACCATCTTAGACTCACCGTCGCCCACAGCCCCCGGCAGGGCGGCCAGCATCATGCAGTTGGTGGCATCGGTGTAGTAGCCGTCATCGGTTTGCACCCACAGCAGACCGGGTGTCGCCTGGCTAAACCAAATGCCGTCCGGGCTAGAGAAATCGTTCTCGGCGGTCAGGCCCGACAAATTGATATTCTCTCCTGCGTCGGCTTGGGCACCAAAGAGGTAGACATCCCAGTTAAAGGCCATGGCGGCGGGGGTGTCGTCCGACTCGCGCCAGCGAATGATGTGGCCGTTAACGTTGCCCTGGCTGATAGTGGTTTCTTTTTCTTCGGCATAGTACCGGGGGTTGGCGGCATCTAGGGGAGTTTTGACACCCCGACCGTTGCTGCTCGACACGTTGTTGGTCAGGGTAATGTATACCTCGCCAGTGGCCGGGTTGACCCCGCCCCACTCGGGCCGATCCATTTTCGTTGCTCCGGCGGCATCGGCGGCGATGCGGGCGTTGATTACCACATCGGCCTGGTCGGCAAAGTCGTAGCTGGCGTAGTTGGCGATGTTGGGGTTATCCAGGGTGAGGGGCAGCCATTCGCCAGTGCCGTCATCGTTGAACTTCGCCGCGTACAGTGTGCCCTCGTCAAGATACTTGTCGCCCGCAACGGCACCTCGATTGGCGTCCCGTGGCTCCCAGGCGGCGGCGGTGACAAACTTGTAAATGTACTCGTTGCGGGCATCGTCGCCCATGTAAAACACCAGCGGTTGGCCAGCTACCGGCGTAGCTGACCAGCAGCCCTCGTGGGCAAACCGACCCAGGGCGGTGCGCTTTTTGGTGGTGGCGTTGGGGTTAAAGGGGTCAATTTCGACTACCCAACCGAAAGTGTTGGCGACGTTGCGAAAATCTTGCTCGGCTCGGCTAGCGGTTTTGCTAACATCCCAACGCTTGTAGAGGTCGGTGTTGCCAGTGGCGTCGGCACGCGACCAGTTGTAGCGACCCGAGGTGGCCCCACCAATGCCGTAGCGCTTGAAGGCGGCCACTTCCTTAGCGGTGCGGACAGCATCGTCTTCGCGGCGGTTGAAGTAGCCGGCCCAGTTTTCTTCGCCGCTGAGGAAGGTACCCCAGGGGGTGTAGCCGTGGCCGCAGTTGTTGAGGGTACCACGGGTTTGCTGACCGCTGGGCGAAAAGGCCGTGGCCATCATGGGGCTGCGGCGAGCGGGGCCAGCGAGCTCAAACGTAGTGGTGGCAGTAATGCGGCGGTTGAAACGGGAGTCGCGGTTGAGATCGTAGGTAGACCCCTGCTTGGCGATTTCGACGATGGTGACCCCATGAGCAGCAACTTCTTTGTCAATTTCAATAGCGGGGCGGGCCTCAGTGCTCTCAGGGCCGTAGTTGGTAGGGCCGCTGGGGTGCACAAAACCCAGATCTTCGCAGACTTCATTGTTGATACAGAGCAGGGCGCGATCGCTGCTGTTTGGATCCCAGCCATTGCCGGCGCGGTTCATGCCGAAGTACTGCATGGCATCGTGGTGATCACCCGCCCGCACCTCAAAGTCGTTGTCGGTGCCGTCGTTTTTGTAGGGAGTGACGTTGCTCTTAATCGGGTCGCCCGTGGCCAAGAGTACGCGAGCGGTGTAGCCTTCAGGCACAACCAAAGTGTCGGTGGTGCTTTTGGCTACGGGGCTAAAGTTGAAGCGCAAATTAGTAGCGGCTTTGGCAGCTTTTTGAGTCTGCTTAGTGGAGTCGGCTGCAAAGGCCAAACCCGTCCCCAGCATGGCGGCCGCGGCTAAGGATGAGCTGCCCTTGAGAAATCCCCGGCGGCCTAGGCGGGCGCGGTCTAAAACCTGGTTGAAGGAGTCGTTGTTTGAGGGGTTGTGGTTTTCATCCTCAAAGTTGACCACTTTCTTAAGAATGGTGCGGATATCTTGCTTCTTTGCCATGGTCAGGGCTCCCAATCGGCTTTTTTGAGTAACGAGAAAATGTTATGTGGCCCTGGTAACGACGAGTTTAACGAGTGTTTAGCAATTATTTAAGAAATAGTGAAAGAAGAGTAATCAATTGGCTAGATGACACCTTAAAAAAGGTTTAAGAAAAGACTAAGAAAGTCCAAGTTTTTTGATTGTTGTTGCCATCCACAGAAAGCACATCGCCAGGGAAAACGGCAGCTTGCCCCTACAAGAGACGTTGTAGTTTTATTCATACCTGTATCTAGCAATGCCTTTAACTAACCAGTGAGCCATGGCATATATGAAGCTTAATAAGCCACAAGCCCCCGCCCAGTGCCGCACCTCCGCTATTGAGCATAAAATTAGAGCATCTGACCTGTGATAGTTTGCGGAGCCCCAAGCCGATGACCGACTCAGCCCTGCTGCCAGTGCCCGATTTCTATAACCCCAGCCGGGTCGGTGAGGTGTGGTCGGTGCCCTATCAGCAGCGCGCCGCTGAGGCCAAAGCCTGGGCCAAAGCCCATCACATTGCCCCCGCTGCCGAGGATGATCGTCGCCTCTGCCTGCTGCTGATCGATGTACAAAACACCTTCTGCATTCCGGGCTTTGAGCTGTTTGTGGGCGGGCGATCGGGCCAGGGAGCTGTGGACGATAACCGCCGCCTGGGCGAGTTTATTTACCGCAATCTAGGGCAGATCACCACGATCACCGCTACCCTCGATACCCATCAGGCGATGCAGGTGTTTCATCCCCTATTTTGGGTCGACGCTGAGGGTGAAAATCCGCCGCCGATGACTATGATTCACTACGACGATGTGGTGCAGGGCAAGTGGCGGGTCAACCCGGCGATCGCCGCCAATCTCACCGCCTCCCGCGACCTGCAAGAGTATGCTCTACACTACACCAAAACCCTGGATGACCGGGGTAAGTATCCCCTCACCGTTTGGCCCTACCACTCGATGCTGGGGGGCATTGGTCATGCACTGGTGCCGGCGATCGAAGAGGCCTGTTTTTTCCACACCATTGCCCGCCAGAGTCAGACCCGCTTTGAGCTGAAGGGCAGCAATCCCCTCACGGAGAATTATTCGGTGCTCAGTCCTGAGGTGATGGAGGATAGTCAGGGACAGGCGATCGCTCAAAAAAATGCCCCCCTTATTCAAACCCTGCTGGAGTTTGATGGGGTAATTGTCGCTGGCCAGGCCAAAAGTCACTGCGTCGCCTGGACGGTGGCTGACCTATTGAGCGACATTGAGGCCACTGACCCTGCCCTGGCCCAAAAAGTTTACCTGCTTGACGACTGTGCCTCTGCGGTGGTTGTCCCCGGCGTGGTCGATTTTACTGATCAAGCCGAAGACACCTATCAGCGCTTTGCCGAGGCTGGTATGCATCGGGTGCAGTCAACCACGGCGATCGCAGACTGGCCCTAGCCTGCGATCGAGCAATGCCGTTGAGTTATGGCATGAGTGAATTTGGATAGTGGCGATTGCTAATTTGGCCTGCTGCTCAGCGACTGCACAGCCGCTACAGTTCAGCTAAATAGGTTAACAACGGCAAAATAAATGCAGCAAAAATGCCACCGATTACCACCCACTCAACAACCTTCAACGGAGCGTTTGTTCTTTTCATAGATACAAGTCTTTAAAAATTATTAATTTATATTTAACGCCCAAATCGCTCGTGGAATTTTTCTCGAAGATATCCTATCCATAGGTACGGCGATTCTTCAGGACGGTACTTGGTTTGAACCATTGAAAGCAGCAAGGGCACTCCGCCGACCTTGAGGCCCATAGCAATATGGCCCAACAAAGTTATTAGCAGCACTAGCCACGCCGTCAGATGTAGCCTGTAC
This genomic interval from Nodosilinea sp. FACHB-141 contains the following:
- a CDS encoding PhoX family phosphatase — protein: MAKKQDIRTILKKVVNFEDENHNPSNNDSFNQVLDRARLGRRGFLKGSSSLAAAAMLGTGLAFAADSTKQTQKAAKAATNLRFNFSPVAKSTTDTLVVPEGYTARVLLATGDPIKSNVTPYKNDGTDNDFEVRAGDHHDAMQYFGMNRAGNGWDPNSSDRALLCINNEVCEDLGFVHPSGPTNYGPESTEARPAIEIDKEVAAHGVTIVEIAKQGSTYDLNRDSRFNRRITATTTFELAGPARRSPMMATAFSPSGQQTRGTLNNCGHGYTPWGTFLSGEENWAGYFNRREDDAVRTAKEVAAFKRYGIGGATSGRYNWSRADATGNTDLYKRWDVSKTASRAEQDFRNVANTFGWVVEIDPFNPNATTKKRTALGRFAHEGCWSATPVAGQPLVFYMGDDARNEYIYKFVTAAAWEPRDANRGAVAGDKYLDEGTLYAAKFNDDGTGEWLPLTLDNPNIANYASYDFADQADVVINARIAADAAGATKMDRPEWGGVNPATGEVYITLTNNVSSSNGRGVKTPLDAANPRYYAEEKETTISQGNVNGHIIRWRESDDTPAAMAFNWDVYLFGAQADAGENINLSGLTAENDFSSPDGIWFSQATPGLLWVQTDDGYYTDATNCMMLAALPGAVGDGESKMVTNKAVPSNANADQQVKTYVGQAASPTVLSRFLVGPRDCEVTGITESPDGKVIFVNIQHPGESSESVTDPAQFTSHWPDGGTARPRSATVVITRNDGGKIAV
- a CDS encoding isochorismatase, whose translation is MTDSALLPVPDFYNPSRVGEVWSVPYQQRAAEAKAWAKAHHIAPAAEDDRRLCLLLIDVQNTFCIPGFELFVGGRSGQGAVDDNRRLGEFIYRNLGQITTITATLDTHQAMQVFHPLFWVDAEGENPPPMTMIHYDDVVQGKWRVNPAIAANLTASRDLQEYALHYTKTLDDRGKYPLTVWPYHSMLGGIGHALVPAIEEACFFHTIARQSQTRFELKGSNPLTENYSVLSPEVMEDSQGQAIAQKNAPLIQTLLEFDGVIVAGQAKSHCVAWTVADLLSDIEATDPALAQKVYLLDDCASAVVVPGVVDFTDQAEDTYQRFAEAGMHRVQSTTAIADWP